From a region of the Buchnera aphidicola (Floraphis choui) genome:
- the zapB gene encoding cell division protein ZapB, with amino-acid sequence MIFETFSKLEEKIQQAIDTILLLQIEIKELKEKNDNQKQEIDTILSNKLQVEEDNKKLKEERDIWKDMLNGLLNKINNI; translated from the coding sequence ATGATTTTTGAAACTTTTTCAAAATTAGAAGAAAAAATACAACAAGCTATTGACACTATTTTGTTGTTACAAATAGAAATCAAAGAATTAAAAGAAAAAAATGATAATCAAAAACAAGAAATTGATACAATATTATCAAATAAATTACAAGTAGAAGAAGATAATAAAAAGTTAAAAGAAGAAAGAGATATATGGAAAGATATGTTAAATGGATTGTTAAATAAAAT